The Dendropsophus ebraccatus isolate aDenEbr1 chromosome 3, aDenEbr1.pat, whole genome shotgun sequence genome includes a region encoding these proteins:
- the LOC138785824 gene encoding THAP domain-containing protein 2-like, which produces MPACAAINCTSRQTRGCGKSFHRFPHGRPEILKKWVTNMRRDTFKPSSKAVLCSDHFEECCFDRTGQTIRLRVDAVPTVFAFPGKTRKDRKSHICAPVFEDVEDKFSIPPPLLPEKIPTPESADKRVTVEHDYCITDSPKALKKRLDEALNSLHNVKRRLKITQQKFRRLKFKVQSLDLTEDPV; this is translated from the exons ATGCCCGCGTGTGCTGCCATCAACTGCACAAGCCGACAAACACGTGGATGTGGAAAGTCGTTTCACCG gtttccacATGGACGACCAGAAATTCTGAAAAAATGGGTAACAAACATGCGTCGTGATACCTTTAAACCATCTTCTAAAGCAGTGCTGTGCTCTGACCATTTTGAGGAATGCTGCTTCGACCGGACTGGTCAGACTATTCGGCTGAGGGTAGATGCTGTGCCAACAGTGTTTGCTTTTCCTGGGAAAACAAGAAAG GATCGAAAATCGCACATCTGTGCTCCAGTGTTTGAAGATGTTGAGGACAAGTTTTCCATTCCACCTCCTTTGCTTCCAGAGAAGATCCCTACTCCAGAGTCGGCTGACAAACGTGTTACAGTGGAACATGACTATTGTATTACAGACAGTCCTAAGGCTCTAAAAAAGAGGCTCGATGAAGCTTTAAACAGCCTTCACAATGTGAAAAGGAGGCTGAAGATCACCCAGCAGAAGTTTAGGAGGCTGAAATTCAAGGTTCAGTCACTTGACTTAACTGAAGATCCTGTGTAA